A segment of the Aridibaculum aurantiacum genome:
TTCGTATTTCTTATAGAGTTTTTCATCTGTCCAAGTACCTGACCATTTCTGTTTGGGCACCCAAGTATACGTTGACCGTGTAGCGTGTTGTGTTATTTTCCGAAGAGAAACTAAAAAACGGAAAAATCGGGTACGCAAGTAACTTTCGATGCTTTTCGCTTGACTTTCTGTGTCAACAAAGAAAAATAAGTAAGATTGGGTGCAAACTGAAGGCGAAGGTGCAATTAGAGGTTTGCCTAAAACAGAATCTGGGATTTTCTTTCCTCCATCGGAACCTGCTTGTGGAATCATCACTTTCCATTTATCAATAAGTTCAATGCTTTTTGTCACTTCACTACGTCCAATCCACCCTATATCTCGTTTACCTTTCTTGATGTAGTACAAGGGAACATCGCCTTTCTTCTCTTTTTGATGGAAACCAGAAAAGTTTGAAGTCCATCCAAATTCTTTATCAACAGAAAGTATTTCCGTAATCGACGTTTCATTAAAAGAAAGAATCTTTCTTAAAATCTCAACAGCACGACTATCTCTTACAAATACATCAAACTCATTCAGGTTTCTTTCAACAGGACCAAAGACTTCGCCACCTCGAATACTGATGACTTCGCAAGTTCCTTTACTGTCTCTACTCCATAGAAAGTAGCACACTCCACCCTTGATTTCCACTCCTGCGAAAACCTCATTAGCGACAGGGTAATCTACAAGTTTCCTTATCCTTTTGTCTTCAAGCATATTTTTACGAAACTCTGAAAGACCAAGACCACTCGCCATCCACCGAGATGGGATAATCATACAAAGAAACCGTGGGTTTAATTTTTTAGCTTGCTCAACAAACTTGTTGTAGATAGGAATATCTCGTGTACCTCCATCTGAGCCTAATTGATAAGGTGGGTTTCCTACTATCACATCGAACTTCATATCGAATATTTTTTCAGGTTCTTCTGTATGGATGAAATTATAAGCATGGGTTTCAAGCGCATCCTCTCTGTCATACGCTTCCTGACTTGCACCACAGTAAATGCATTTGCCATCATTCCATGTGTGATATATTCTTTTAAAATAAATGTTGCCTTGCTCACTTTTAAAATCTTCACAAATGGAGTATTTGCCATTGGCAGTTTTAGAGCAATACACGCTTCGCCGGCAAAGCAGAGCGGTTAATTCTGTTATCGCAATTCCGTAAAGTTGTTTACTAAAAATGTGGTTGATACGCTCCTGTTTGTTCGGAATCTTCTTCTCTAAGCCTTTCATCAGCCGCTTTGCCATTTCTCTTAGAAATACCCCGCTTTTACAACCGGGGTCTAAAAACTTTGCATTTGGGCTTTTCCAAAGTTCTGGCGGCAACAAATCTAAAATCTCGTTGACCAACGATGGTGGCGTAAACACTTCATCATTGCTAAGGTTGGCCAAGCACGATAGTACGTCAGGGTTGTATTGGGTTTCTATCATTCAGCTATTTTGTACATGTCGGTTAAGGGATGTTCTTTTACAGGTTCATCTATAGCCGCTGGCATACCTTCATCGTTAAATGGGAGTACAAACTGGTGTGTCTTTTCCACCAAGAACCTGAATATGTAATCTCTTCGTTTCACCATATTACCTACGGCGATGCTCCATTCAGAAAACACAATGGGCTTTTTTGATACCGGGTTGGTAAAATCCAGGGCATCGCACCATAGAACGTTTCGTTCCAGTACAAACTTTATGGTCTCTAAAAATGCCAATTTCCCCGCAGCACCAAAATTCTTGATATAGACCTTTGAAAGTATTGAAAACAACCGGTCTTGACATTCTATGGCATTATCCTGTAAAATATCCACCCCATATATGCTCCCCGCCGCAATGAAAGCATTCCGCTCCCATTCATTTTGCATTTTCATGTAGCGCCTATCCACCACCGCTAGCTTTCTTCGAAGTACCTCTGCTAAAAAGTTACCATCACCACACGCAGGCTCCAAAAATCTTGATTCAATTCTTTCTGTTTCTTGCTTTACCAAATCCAACAGAGCATTAACCTCCCGCTCAGAAGTGAATACTTCTCCATGGTCGGCCACTCGTTGCTTCGATTTTACTTGTCTTGTCACTTATACATCCCAGTTTTAAATGTTATTTCCGGCAAGATAATCTGCAACTCTTTTCCACTATCCTGATTCTTCCAAATCACTACAAAGTTTGTCCTTGCTTCTTCAATATAATACCCCTTACTCTTTAAACGAGCCAGCTTTTGTTCACAGTCTTTAGAGAATCTTAAGACAAGCTCACCGTTTTCTTTCGTTAAACCTTCTTCTGCCACCAACAAACGGTTACCACTTTGAACATGTTGCAGACGATGCTGCACATATTCAAAATATCCAAGGTATACATCCCTGTGATTAAGAAGCAGTGCAATCCTGTCCGGGGGCAGATAGTTGTTGTTATCCTGTTGATGCACAACTGCGTCTTCCACTATACCCTCCAGGTAAGTTCCGTTATAATGTATATGCAGGTTGTTTTTGGCCCTGGTCATAGCAACATATACCTGCCGTTTGGCTTCGTCTGTTGTTACATCGGTATTACTCAATAGGAGGAAAACGTTGTCGAACTCTCGGCCCTTAGCTTTATGAATGGTAGAAACAAAGATGGTTTCGCTGGTTATGCGGATGAAGTCTTCAAACTTTGATTCACATAAGAATGTTTTCCAATCACTCTTATACTTCCGGTATGGGTTTACTGCTTCAAAATCGGCAATGATAACTTGGCACCAGTCTAACTTACTGCTGCCGGCAAATTCCTGTTTTAAAGATCGCTTGGCACTTTCCCAAATCTCGTCTTCTACTGTAGCAGAATCATTCTGCTGAACAAGCTCACTAAAGTACCGGAGCTCCTTTAGGTCGTACAAGTTAAATCCATCATTGGTTTGTATCAATTTCGTTTTAAAACCATTCCTGTTGAGCAACCCCGCCACTTGTACTGCCTCGTCATTCGTTTTTGTCAATATACAGGTAGAGCCAGACAGGTCGGTTTGCTGCAAACTATTTACCAGTGGTACTACCAGGTTGTTTGTATCATACCTTGTTATAGTTACCTGGCCATTGGCTGCAGCTTCGGGCATAATCGGCGTTTGTTTTAGCCTGTTGGTTATTTTACCTGACCATTGATTAGCCAGTGCAACGATATTGGCCTTGCTGCGGTAGTTGGCTACCAGCTCGTACAACTTAGCACGATGCGTAGTAACCAACGAAGCCATGTATTGTGAATCTGCACCCCTAAACTCATAAATATTCTGATCATCATCTCCTACCAGTAACACCCGCATGCCGTCGTTGTGCTCCATCAATGCCTTTACCAGGGCACACTCATTGGCATTCATGTCCTGTGCCTCATCTACTACCAATACTGCTTTTGTAATCCTGCCCGGTTCCACATCACCCGCCTTAATCTTGCTGACAGCCATCTCCAGTATAGTTTCTGAATGCGATAGGCTGCCCACTTTACCCAGCAAATCAAAGCAGTAAGAGTGAAAGGTTCTGATCTCTATAAAATTGGCAGCATTGCCGATCAGTTCCAGCAAACGCTTCTTAAACTCGGTAGCGGCAGCCCTTGAGAACGTTAGCATCAGCAACTGCTCGTGCTTTACATCTTCGGCCAGCAGCAAAGAAGCGAGTTTGTGCACCAACACCCTTGTTTTGCCACTACCCGGCCCTGCTGCTACTACGATGTGCTGGTTGGCGGAGTCTTTAATGATTTCGAGCTGAGCCGGTGAAAGTGCGCCAAACAGTTGTGCAAACTTGGTCGGGGTAAGTGTTCGCTTTATCTCGTCCTGCCGGCTGCCCGGGAAATATTTACGCAGGAAGGAATCGTAGTTGAGCCTGAAGTAATCGTCCACAAACAATAAGGCTTCTTTATAATTCCGCACCATCTTATTGGCATACTCCCCTACTATGTGTATCTGCTGTATTTTATTTTGGTAAAAGGACGCCAGCTTTTGATAATCTTCCTGCTTGTATTTGATTTTGTTGTTTGCTTCCAGTCGCTCAATTCGAAGACGATTGTACAATACCATAAAGCCACCTTCTATTTTGATGGCTTCTATCCTCGACAGGTAAAATAGGGTGTCTTCTATCTCTTCATTATCCGCATTCATAGCGAACATGCCTACCGATCGTTCTATCTCCTCTTTTAGCTCTCCAATCGAAAACTCTATCAATACTTCATTGGCTGTGTCGGAGGAGCCTTCAACCGCTTTATTATACAGGTATTCTACTATAAGCTGGCAAAGCTGGTGCCGTCGGGTCATCTTATTCTCCAGCTCGTGTTGTGGCTGCAATAAAACCAGCTTACTGTGATTTTTAGATAGATCAGCATTCTGCTTTCGAACCCAGTTCCTGATCTTCCAAAAATTGAGGATGGTAGTCAGTTTATTGGGTGTGGCATCGTTGCAGCCTGCTTCTACAGCATGTTCATTCAGCTCCTTTATGTTGTACACTTTCTCTTCCTGCGATAGTGCAGATAGGAGAAATGCCTCTAACTGACGATATTTAAAAACGATCTGCAATGACCTGTTGCTATTATCTCCTTTCTTGATAAATGCAGTAAGGTCTTTCGTCTGCGCCAGTATTTTTTCGTCTCGTAGTAATTGAATAACCTGCAGCACTTCATTTTTTACAATACCAAGATGATCGGCTATATAATCCACTCTTGATTCTGCATCTTCCTCAGTAGCCAATCTCTTACTCTTGCTGGAAAATAGTTTTTTGATAATGCGTACTGCATGGCCACGCTGCCGTTCATTGAACTTAGGTGAACCATTAATTTTGTCTATCGCCTCCTGGGCTGTTTTAGATAAGATGCTACTTGCGAAAACCTGTGGATTGTTTTGGCCTCGCTTTAGATATCTAGCATCTTCCAGGGCAGCAATGGCAGCTGTTACCCGGGTTTCTATATCGTTTATATTTTCATCCCATCCAGCTTTGCGAGCAATTTCTAATGCAGAATGAGATACGGACAATTTGGTTTTGGTCAGATCCTTTATGGCTCTCCAAACCTGGTTGATCTCTTTCAGATCGAGCTTTGTTTGGTTGAGCAATACGAAGTGCTTGTTCAGGTCTTCTTCGTTGAACAGGACATAACAATCGGCAGTAAGACTTTCGTTTCTGCCGGCACGGCCTGCCTCCTGCACATAATTTTCCAAAGAATCAGAGATATCGTAATGGATGACCATTCCCACATCATCTTTATCTACACCCATACCAAATGCGGAGGTGGCCACCATGATGCTGACGTCGCCTGAAATAAAAGCATTCTGATGTTGCGTTTTATCATCCTTATCCATTTTACCGTGATAAGCCAGGGCATTAAAGCCATCTTTTACTAATCGGTCTGCTAGTTTGTTGGCACGCCTCGTCCTGGATACATATACAATTGTAGGACATGGCTTTGTTTCCAGTAATCTCCGTAGTTCACCATACTTCCCTTCATCATCATCCTGATTGTATACTTTATAATGAAGATTAGTCCTGGAAGCATCTGACCTAAATACTTCAAGATGTAGATTAAGCTTTTCTTTAAAATACGTGAGGATATCCTCTATCACCTTTTGCTTGGCTGTAGCCGTAAAACAAGAAACCTGAATTTTTTCTGTTAAGCCTTTTTTCTCCTGCAGGTTTTTGATGAAGTCGCCAATGTATAAATAGTCAACCCTAAAGTCTTGCCCCCATGATGAAAAGCAGTGGGCTTCATCTATTACAAATCTTGCGATTTTCCTACCTAATAATAAGCGTTCAATAACAACAGATCTTAATGACTCAGGCGAAATATACAGCAGATGTGCACTACCCTCCTGCACCCTTTCAATTGCTTTGCTTTTTTCAATGGGATCCAATAAACCATTGATAGCAACAGCATCTGTTATACCTCGCTTCTCCAGGTTATCTACCTGGTCTTTCATCAGCGACTGCAGCGGTGAAATGACAACGGTTAATCCTTTCGTGTTCTCGCCATCCATCAATGCAGGCACCTGGAAGGTGATGGATTTACCACCCCCGGTGGGAAAGATAGCTAGTAAAGATTTCCCTGAAATGGCTGCTTTGACTGCATTTTCCTGCAGCGGTTCACCACCATACGATCTGAATTGTTCGTAACCGAAGTGCCTGTACAATGCCTTGTATGGATTGAGTGCTTCTTTGCAATAATTGCATCCTTCTACACATTGCCTGCCTCGGAGTACATAAAGCATTTGCTCAGTGGCAGGAATAGTGTGCGCCACCCAAGGTGGAGTGATCGAATACTTGTCGTTGACATTGATTAAAGCCAATGCATATGCTATAGCAACTGGATTAGCCTGGATGAGTGGTTGAAGATCTATAGATGTACAAATCTTACCATCAAACCTTGCAAGTATTTGATCAGCCAATTCACCTGGTCCTAAGCTTTCGTTGTATTCTACATATTCGTAGAAGTATTTGAATGCACGCTTTCCCTTTGTAAGATTGAACAGTATAACTTGTAAAGCAGGGTGAAGGTTTTTGAAAGCATTGATTTCATCGTAGAATAAGTTCCTGGATTTAATTGCATCGTTAACAGGATTATTCAGTTCGTCTACCTGCAGCTTGTCGTCTTTCAACAAATTATGGTAAGGCCTTTGGGGAAATAACAGCGGCGACAGAAATAAAGTGTCTATTGCTTTTGGCTGCTTTAAGAAGCTTGCTGTGGTTTGTTTTTGAAGAACAGGTAAATCGTGCTGAATAATATTATGACCGGCAATAAAATCAACTGCAGATAAGAATTTTTCAAGCTCGTGAACAGATTTACCATGATATACTGCGCCGTCACTCCTGACGCACCCTATATCATTGATGGCTTGCGTATTCTCTCCCGTTTCAAGATCAAAAAAAGCGATCGACTTCATTCGCAGGTTCTGGGTTTTCCTAAAGTTATTGGGTCTTGGATATCTTCAAGCGGCTTTCTGTTAAATCTGCCGCTTCATGTGTTCACATTTAAAAGGGTATCGTTTATACAAATAGATGTTTTCATTGTTTCTTTTGTACTTTGGGCATGGGGCTGTTGTTTTTAAAATTGATCTGATAAAGTATTGGTCGAAAGATCAAAGTACTGGTAATACAGGTTCAGTTTAGTAACCTGGCGTAAATGACACATGTAAGCAATAGCATCTTCTGTTCTGGCAGGCTTAGGTGTCACAATGATCAATTCGTCTGCGCGATTTGCTTTTGTATAGAAGCAATATTCCATTATCTGCCCTATTGCTTCACGTATTGAAACCCGAACATCCGCATAGGTTTTTATCTCATAAAAAGTATAACCTGAACCTTTCTTCACAACTATATCGATACGGCTGTTCCCGTTTACTTTATGCTCTCCTACTACATTTTTGTTACCATGCTCCTTGCGTAGATACTCTAATAATTTAGTAGATAACAATTG
Coding sequences within it:
- a CDS encoding Eco57I restriction-modification methylase domain-containing protein — its product is MIETQYNPDVLSCLANLSNDEVFTPPSLVNEILDLLPPELWKSPNAKFLDPGCKSGVFLREMAKRLMKGLEKKIPNKQERINHIFSKQLYGIAITELTALLCRRSVYCSKTANGKYSICEDFKSEQGNIYFKRIYHTWNDGKCIYCGASQEAYDREDALETHAYNFIHTEEPEKIFDMKFDVIVGNPPYQLGSDGGTRDIPIYNKFVEQAKKLNPRFLCMIIPSRWMASGLGLSEFRKNMLEDKRIRKLVDYPVANEVFAGVEIKGGVCYFLWSRDSKGTCEVISIRGGEVFGPVERNLNEFDVFVRDSRAVEILRKILSFNETSITEILSVDKEFGWTSNFSGFHQKEKKGDVPLYYIKKGKRDIGWIGRSEVTKSIELIDKWKVMIPQAGSDGGKKIPDSVLGKPLIAPSPSVCTQSYLFFFVDTESQAKSIESYLRTRFFRFLVSLRKITQHATRSTYTWVPKQKWSGTWTDEKLYKKYELTQEEITFIEKMITPMSFSLKENNNE
- a CDS encoding RecQ family ATP-dependent DNA helicase; its protein translation is MKSIAFFDLETGENTQAINDIGCVRSDGAVYHGKSVHELEKFLSAVDFIAGHNIIQHDLPVLQKQTTASFLKQPKAIDTLFLSPLLFPQRPYHNLLKDDKLQVDELNNPVNDAIKSRNLFYDEINAFKNLHPALQVILFNLTKGKRAFKYFYEYVEYNESLGPGELADQILARFDGKICTSIDLQPLIQANPVAIAYALALINVNDKYSITPPWVAHTIPATEQMLYVLRGRQCVEGCNYCKEALNPYKALYRHFGYEQFRSYGGEPLQENAVKAAISGKSLLAIFPTGGGKSITFQVPALMDGENTKGLTVVISPLQSLMKDQVDNLEKRGITDAVAINGLLDPIEKSKAIERVQEGSAHLLYISPESLRSVVIERLLLGRKIARFVIDEAHCFSSWGQDFRVDYLYIGDFIKNLQEKKGLTEKIQVSCFTATAKQKVIEDILTYFKEKLNLHLEVFRSDASRTNLHYKVYNQDDDEGKYGELRRLLETKPCPTIVYVSRTRRANKLADRLVKDGFNALAYHGKMDKDDKTQHQNAFISGDVSIMVATSAFGMGVDKDDVGMVIHYDISDSLENYVQEAGRAGRNESLTADCYVLFNEEDLNKHFVLLNQTKLDLKEINQVWRAIKDLTKTKLSVSHSALEIARKAGWDENINDIETRVTAAIAALEDARYLKRGQNNPQVFASSILSKTAQEAIDKINGSPKFNERQRGHAVRIIKKLFSSKSKRLATEEDAESRVDYIADHLGIVKNEVLQVIQLLRDEKILAQTKDLTAFIKKGDNSNRSLQIVFKYRQLEAFLLSALSQEEKVYNIKELNEHAVEAGCNDATPNKLTTILNFWKIRNWVRKQNADLSKNHSKLVLLQPQHELENKMTRRHQLCQLIVEYLYNKAVEGSSDTANEVLIEFSIGELKEEIERSVGMFAMNADNEEIEDTLFYLSRIEAIKIEGGFMVLYNRLRIERLEANNKIKYKQEDYQKLASFYQNKIQQIHIVGEYANKMVRNYKEALLFVDDYFRLNYDSFLRKYFPGSRQDEIKRTLTPTKFAQLFGALSPAQLEIIKDSANQHIVVAAGPGSGKTRVLVHKLASLLLAEDVKHEQLLMLTFSRAAATEFKKRLLELIGNAANFIEIRTFHSYCFDLLGKVGSLSHSETILEMAVSKIKAGDVEPGRITKAVLVVDEAQDMNANECALVKALMEHNDGMRVLLVGDDDQNIYEFRGADSQYMASLVTTHRAKLYELVANYRSKANIVALANQWSGKITNRLKQTPIMPEAAANGQVTITRYDTNNLVVPLVNSLQQTDLSGSTCILTKTNDEAVQVAGLLNRNGFKTKLIQTNDGFNLYDLKELRYFSELVQQNDSATVEDEIWESAKRSLKQEFAGSSKLDWCQVIIADFEAVNPYRKYKSDWKTFLCESKFEDFIRITSETIFVSTIHKAKGREFDNVFLLLSNTDVTTDEAKRQVYVAMTRAKNNLHIHYNGTYLEGIVEDAVVHQQDNNNYLPPDRIALLLNHRDVYLGYFEYVQHRLQHVQSGNRLLVAEEGLTKENGELVLRFSKDCEQKLARLKSKGYYIEEARTNFVVIWKNQDSGKELQIILPEITFKTGMYK